Part of the Xanthomonas sp. SI genome is shown below.
ACTGCCGGGACTTCAAGTCGACCTCGAAGCCGACGCCGGACTGCATCATACCGGGCCGGGTCATGGTGACCGGTTTGGCGGTGCGCGCGGTGCTGGTCTGCGGGAAGACGTCCAGGCTCTGGGTGCGGAAGGTGGTGGGCGGGATGCTGGGCACCTTGGGGCTGTCGCCGGCGACGTCGCCGCGCAGGCGCAGTTCGTTGCCGTCGGCGCTGACCCAGCCGGTCTTGCTGCGCATTTCCCAGTGCTGGCCATTGGCGTCCGGCAGCAGGAACAGCGGGGTTTCGATCGCCATGGTCTGGTCGGCGCGGCTGCGTTCCATCTGCGGCGCGCGCAGGGTCATCGACTCCTTGCCCTGCTTGTCCAGCGCGACGATCTGGAAATCGTGCGCGATGTAGTCCGAGCGCGCCTCTGAGTCGGTCGTCGGCACCCGCTTGCTGCGCTGCTGCCAGGCCGACCAGCCGCTGACCAGGGCCGCGACCAGCAACAGGCCGCCGAGAACGGTGCGCCAGTTCATGCGCCATGCTCCTGCAGCAGCGAGGGGACATGGCCTTGCGCGGCCAGCAGCACGTCGCACAGCTCGCGCGCTGCGCCTTCGCCGCCGCGGGCGCGGGTCAGCCAATGCACGTGCTCGGCGGTCCACGGATGCGCATTGGCCGGGGCCACCGCCAGGCCGACCACGCGCAGCGGCGCCAGATCCGGCAGGTCGTCGCCCATGAAGCACACCTGATCCAGGCTCAGCCCGCGCTCGTCGCACAG
Proteins encoded:
- the lptC gene encoding LPS export ABC transporter periplasmic protein LptC — encoded protein: MNWRTVLGGLLLVAALVSGWSAWQQRSKRVPTTDSEARSDYIAHDFQIVALDKQGKESMTLRAPQMERSRADQTMAIETPLFLLPDANGQHWEMRSKTGWVSADGNELRLRGDVAGDSPKVPSIPPTTFRTQSLDVFPQTSTARTAKPVTMTRPGMMQSGVGFEVDLKSRQYKLLSQVKTRYEPNAAR